A genomic segment from Homo sapiens chromosome Y, GRCh38.p14 Primary Assembly encodes:
- the TSPY8 gene encoding testis-specific Y-encoded protein 8, giving the protein MRPEGSLTYWVPERLRQGFCGVGRAAQALVCASAKEGTAFRMEAVQEGAAGVESEQAALGEEAVLLLDDIMAEVEVVAEEEGLVERREEAQRAQQAVPGPGPMTPESALEELLAVQVELEPVNAQARKAFSRQREKMERRRKPHLDRRGAVIQSVPGFWANVIANHPQMSALITDEDEDMLSYMVSLEVEEEKHPVHLCKIMLFFRSNPYFQNKVITKEYLVNITEYRASHSTPIEWYLDYEVEAYRRRHHNSSLNFFNWFSDHNFAGSNKIAEILCKDLWRNPLQYYKRMKPPEEGTETSGDSQLLS; this is encoded by the exons ATGCGCCCTGAGGGCTCGCTGACCTACTGGGTGCCAGAGAGGCTGCGGCAGGGTTTCTGTGGCGTGGGTCGGGCAgcacaggccttggtgtgtgcgAGTGCCAAGGAGGGCACCGCCTTCAGGATGGAGGCTGTACAGGAGGGGGCGGCCGGGGTGGAGAGTGAGCAGGCGGCTTTGGGGGAGGAGGCGGTGCTGCTGTTGGATGACATAATggcggaggtggaggtggtggcggAGGAGGAGGGCCTCGTGGAGCGGCGGGAGGAGGCCCAGCGGGCACAGCaggctgtgcctggccctgggcccaTGACCCCAGAGTCTGCACTGGAGGAGCTGCTGGCCGTTCAGGTGGAGCTGGAGCCGGTTAATGCCCAAGCCAGGAAGGCCTTTTCTCGGCAGCGGGAAAAGATGGAGCGGAGGCGCAAGCCCCACCTAGACCGCAGAGGCGCCGTCATCCAGAGCGTCCCTGGCTTCTGGGCCAATGTT ATTGCAAACCACCCCCAGATGTCAGCCCTGATCACTGACGAAGATGAAGACATGCTGAGCTACATGGTCAGCCTGGAG GTGGAAGAAGAGAAGCATCCTGTTCATCTCTGCAAGATCATGTTGTTCTTTCGGAGTAACCCCTACTTCCAGAATAAAGTGATTACCAAGGAATATCTGGTGAACATCACAG AATACAGGGCTTCTCATTCCACTCCAATTGAGTGGTATCTGGATTATGAAGTGGAGGCCTATCGCCGCAGACACCACAACAGCAGCCTTAACTTCTTCAACTGGTTCTCTGACCACAACTTCGCAGGATCTAACAAGATTGCTGAG ATCCTATGTAAGGACCTGTGGCGCAATCCCCTGCAATACTACAAGAGGATGAAGCCACCTGAAGAGGGAACAGAGACGTCAG GGGACTCCCAGTTGTTGAGTTGA
- the TSPY8 gene encoding testis-specific Y-encoded protein 8 isoform X1, producing the protein MRPEGSLTYWVPERLRQGFCGVGRAAQALVCASAKEGTAFRMEAVQEGAAGVESEQAALGEEAVLLLDDIMAEVEVVAEEEGLVERREEAQRAQQAVPGPGPMTPESALEELLAVQVELEPVNAQARKAFSRQREKMERRRKPHLDRRGAVIQSVPGFWANVIANHPQMSALITDEDEDMLSYMVSLEVEEEKHPVHLCKIMLFFRSNPYFQNKVITKEYLVNITEYRASHSTPIEWYLDYEVEAYRRRHHNSSLNFFNWFSDHNFAGSNKIAESPDRSYVRTCGAIPCNTTRG; encoded by the exons ATGCGCCCTGAGGGCTCGCTGACCTACTGGGTGCCAGAGAGGCTGCGGCAGGGTTTCTGTGGCGTGGGTCGGGCAgcacaggccttggtgtgtgcgAGTGCCAAGGAGGGCACCGCCTTCAGGATGGAGGCTGTACAGGAGGGGGCGGCCGGGGTGGAGAGTGAGCAGGCGGCTTTGGGGGAGGAGGCGGTGCTGCTGTTGGATGACATAATggcggaggtggaggtggtggcggAGGAGGAGGGCCTCGTGGAGCGGCGGGAGGAGGCCCAGCGGGCACAGCaggctgtgcctggccctgggcccaTGACCCCAGAGTCTGCACTGGAGGAGCTGCTGGCCGTTCAGGTGGAGCTGGAGCCGGTTAATGCCCAAGCCAGGAAGGCCTTTTCTCGGCAGCGGGAAAAGATGGAGCGGAGGCGCAAGCCCCACCTAGACCGCAGAGGCGCCGTCATCCAGAGCGTCCCTGGCTTCTGGGCCAATGTT ATTGCAAACCACCCCCAGATGTCAGCCCTGATCACTGACGAAGATGAAGACATGCTGAGCTACATGGTCAGCCTGGAG GTGGAAGAAGAGAAGCATCCTGTTCATCTCTGCAAGATCATGTTGTTCTTTCGGAGTAACCCCTACTTCCAGAATAAAGTGATTACCAAGGAATATCTGGTGAACATCACAG AATACAGGGCTTCTCATTCCACTCCAATTGAGTGGTATCTGGATTATGAAGTGGAGGCCTATCGCCGCAGACACCACAACAGCAGCCTTAACTTCTTCAACTGGTTCTCTGACCACAACTTCGCAGGATCTAACAAGATTGCTGAG TCCCCTGACAGATCCTATGTAAGGACCTGTGGCGCAATCCCCTGCAATACTACAAGAGGATGA
- the TSPY8 gene encoding testis-specific Y-encoded protein 8 isoform X2: MRPEGSLTYWVPERLRQGFCGVGRAAQALVCASAKEGTAFRMEAVQEGAAGVESEQAALGEEAVLLLDDIMAEVEVVAEEEGLVERREEAQRAQQAVPGPGPMTPESALEELLAVQVELEPVNAQARKAFSRQREKMERRRKPHLDRRGAVIQSVPGFWANVIANHPQMSALITDEDEDMLSYMVSLEVEEEKHPVHLCKIMLFFRSNPYFQNKVITKEYLVNITGLLIPLQLSGIWIMKWRPIAADTTTAALTSSTGSLTTTSQDLTRLLRSYVRTCGAIPCNTTRG; encoded by the exons ATGCGCCCTGAGGGCTCGCTGACCTACTGGGTGCCAGAGAGGCTGCGGCAGGGTTTCTGTGGCGTGGGTCGGGCAgcacaggccttggtgtgtgcgAGTGCCAAGGAGGGCACCGCCTTCAGGATGGAGGCTGTACAGGAGGGGGCGGCCGGGGTGGAGAGTGAGCAGGCGGCTTTGGGGGAGGAGGCGGTGCTGCTGTTGGATGACATAATggcggaggtggaggtggtggcggAGGAGGAGGGCCTCGTGGAGCGGCGGGAGGAGGCCCAGCGGGCACAGCaggctgtgcctggccctgggcccaTGACCCCAGAGTCTGCACTGGAGGAGCTGCTGGCCGTTCAGGTGGAGCTGGAGCCGGTTAATGCCCAAGCCAGGAAGGCCTTTTCTCGGCAGCGGGAAAAGATGGAGCGGAGGCGCAAGCCCCACCTAGACCGCAGAGGCGCCGTCATCCAGAGCGTCCCTGGCTTCTGGGCCAATGTT ATTGCAAACCACCCCCAGATGTCAGCCCTGATCACTGACGAAGATGAAGACATGCTGAGCTACATGGTCAGCCTGGAG GTGGAAGAAGAGAAGCATCCTGTTCATCTCTGCAAGATCATGTTGTTCTTTCGGAGTAACCCCTACTTCCAGAATAAAGTGATTACCAAGGAATATCTGGTGAACATCACAG GGCTTCTCATTCCACTCCAATTGAGTGGTATCTGGATTATGAAGTGGAGGCCTATCGCCGCAGACACCACAACAGCAGCCTTAACTTCTTCAACTGGTTCTCTGACCACAACTTCGCAGGATCTAACAAGATTGCTGAG ATCCTATGTAAGGACCTGTGGCGCAATCCCCTGCAATACTACAAGAGGATGA